A section of the Drosophila sechellia strain sech25 chromosome 3L, ASM438219v1, whole genome shotgun sequence genome encodes:
- the LOC6605710 gene encoding uncharacterized protein LOC6605710 has protein sequence MFAEAALVSNFNGMPEKKSFTGASTNLKKLLKTIKKIFKNSKPSKEIPISNIIYSCNTEEEHQNWLNEQLETKATSLL, from the coding sequence ATGTTCGCCGAAGCCGCTCTAGTTTCCAACTTCAATGGAATGCCAGAGAAGAAATCTTTTACCGGCGCTTCCACCAACCTGAAGAAGCTGCTGAAGACCATCAAGAAGATCTTCAAGAACTCCAAGCCTTCGAAGGAGATTCCGATCTCCAACATAATTTACTCCTGCAATACTGAGGAGGAGCACCAGAATTGGCTCAACGAACAACTTGAGACCAAGGCAACCAGCCTTTTGTGA
- the LOC6605711 gene encoding uncharacterized protein LOC6605711 has translation MFAETALVSNFNGMPEKKSLTGASTNLKKLLKTIKKIFKNSKPSKEIPISNIIYSCNTEEEHQNWLNEQLETKATSLLC, from the coding sequence ATGTTCGCCGAAACCGCTCTTGTTTCCAACTTTAATGGAATGCCAGAGAAGAAATCTCTCACCGGCGCCTCTACCAACCTGAAGAAGCTGCTGAAGACCATCAAGAAGATCTTCAAGAACTCCAAGCCTTCGAAGGAGATTCCGATCTCCAACATCATTTACTCCTGCAATACTGAGGAGGAGCACCAGAATTGGCTCAACGAACAACTTGAGACCAAGGCAACCAGCCTTTTGTGCTGA